A region from the Lolium perenne isolate Kyuss_39 chromosome 4, Kyuss_2.0, whole genome shotgun sequence genome encodes:
- the LOC127294513 gene encoding alkylated DNA repair protein ALKBH8 homolog, which translates to MQDTTVRCDAVTMAAAEPAAASYDDELRRREALREAFGDSSESDSDAPREAASSPLVGGAGRERWRWEAVPGVRGLWLCADFLPSDDQLRLLAAIQREGWFSDASNQAMRFGDLPPWAVELSALVRECICIGDVDVGISPGWTKEDEDACPLPSDLLWREPLFDQLIANRYKPGEGICAHVDLMRFDDGIAIVSLESACVMSFSPECAAHDTQNTQKHGEGESTNVPVYLNPGSLVVLSGDARYHWKHEINRKPGAQLWNGRELEQHRRTSVTLRKLKASPN; encoded by the exons ATGCAAGATACCACAGTACGCTGCGACGCAGTCACCATGGCTGCCGCCGAGCCCGCCGCCGCCAGCTACGACGACGAGCTTCGTAGACGTGAGGCGCTACGGGAGGCCTTCGGAGACTCATCAGAAAGCGACTCCGATGCGCCTCGCGAGGCGGCTAGCTCTCCGCTGGTTGGCGGGGCGGGCCGTGAACGGTGGAGATGGGAGGCCGTACCGGGGGTGAGGGGCCTGTGGCTCTGCGCTGACTTCCTTCCCTCCGATGATCAGTTGCGCCTACTTGCTGCGATCCAACGAG AAGGATGGTTCAGTGATGCAAGCAACCAA GCAATGAGATTCGGTGATCTCCCTCCATGGGCTGTTGAACTTTCTGCGCTTGTTCGCGAATGTATTTGCATTGGTGATGTTGATGTTGGCATCAGCCCAGGGTGGACGAAGGAGGATGAAGATGCATGTCCTCTGCCATCAGATTTGCTGTGGAGGGAACCGCTTTTTGATCAACTGATTGCAAACAGATACAAGCCAGGTGAG GGTATCTGCGCTCATGTTGATCTGATGCGCTTCGACGACGGGATTGCAATAGTCTCTCTCGAGTCCGCCTGCGTGATGAGTTTTAGTCCAGAATGTGCTGCCCACGATACACAGAATACACAGAAGCACGGGGAGGGTGAATCGACCAATGTCCCCGTCTACCTGAACCCAGGTTCACTTGTAGTACTGTCAGGTGATGCACGGTATCACTGGAAGCACGAGATAAACCGCAAGCCAGGTGCTCAGCTCTGGAATGGGAGAGAGCTTGAACAGCATAGAAGAACTTCAGTTACTCTGCGGAAACTTAAGGCTTCTCCCAACTAA